In a genomic window of Vicinamibacterales bacterium:
- a CDS encoding ATP-grasp domain-containing protein encodes MKPTRVLVLVHKHLIPPDAATEEEAASAEWKMEWDVVSTLRKRNHELRVIGVTDDLTPIRSSMDEFKPAIVFNLMEAFANVSVFDQNVVSYLELLRVPYTGCNPRGLTLSRDKALAKKLMAYHRIPVPDFVVVPRGRKPRRPKRLTFPVIVKSLIYESSIGISQASVVANEEQLLKRVQFVHDTIGTAAIVEQFIEGRELYAGVLGNDRLRVFPVWEMSFAKMPENAWHIATERVKWNVAYQKKHGIDTGEAALTYGMATRVQHLAKRVFRALDLTGYARIDLRLAADGRLFVIEANPNPQLAQGEDFAQSAKLAKVPYGELLERIMTLGLQWQPERTA; translated from the coding sequence GTGAAGCCGACCCGCGTGCTGGTGCTGGTTCACAAGCACCTCATTCCCCCTGACGCCGCGACCGAGGAGGAGGCCGCGTCCGCCGAATGGAAGATGGAGTGGGACGTGGTCTCGACGCTGCGGAAGCGGAACCACGAACTGCGCGTCATCGGCGTCACCGACGACCTGACGCCCATCCGGTCCAGCATGGACGAGTTCAAGCCGGCCATCGTCTTCAACCTGATGGAGGCCTTCGCGAACGTCAGCGTCTTCGACCAGAACGTCGTGAGCTACCTCGAGCTGCTGCGGGTGCCCTACACGGGCTGCAACCCGCGTGGCCTGACGCTCTCGCGCGACAAGGCGCTCGCGAAGAAGCTGATGGCCTATCACCGGATCCCGGTGCCGGACTTCGTCGTGGTGCCGCGCGGCCGCAAGCCTCGCCGGCCCAAGCGCCTGACGTTCCCCGTGATCGTCAAGTCGCTCATCTACGAGTCGTCCATCGGCATCTCGCAGGCGTCGGTCGTCGCCAACGAAGAGCAGCTCCTGAAGCGCGTGCAGTTCGTGCACGACACCATCGGCACGGCGGCCATCGTCGAGCAGTTCATCGAGGGCCGGGAGCTGTACGCGGGGGTGCTCGGCAACGATCGGCTCCGTGTGTTCCCCGTGTGGGAGATGTCGTTCGCCAAGATGCCCGAGAACGCCTGGCACATCGCGACCGAGCGCGTGAAGTGGAACGTCGCGTACCAGAAGAAGCACGGCATCGACACGGGGGAAGCGGCCCTCACCTACGGCATGGCCACGCGCGTCCAGCACCTGGCGAAGCGCGTGTTCCGGGCCCTGGACCTGACCGGCTACGCCCGCATCGATCTCAGGCTCGCCGCCGACGGCCGCCTGTTCGTGATCGAGGCCAACCCGAATCCCCAGCTCGCGCAGGGCGAGGACTTCGCGCAGTCGGCCAAGCTCGCGAAAGTGCCCTACGGGGAACTCCTGGAGCGCATCATGACGCTGGGGCTGCAATGGCAGCCTGAGCGCACCGCCTAA
- a CDS encoding outer membrane beta-barrel protein has product MRRTRLLTAALVGWMAVSAPTPAAADIFVSPFMGVKFRGATNDLDFDNDVGARDTKLSLGVSGVAISDSGLGLELEVAHQPRFFERTRDNLVTRSGVTTLSGNVMLALPLRITRESLRPYAVAGLGWMHASSRNGIDFLEFSNDFLGLTLGAGAVGFVSDVVGLRFDVRYLKSISSADVSEVSGDSARLRFWRATVGLVFR; this is encoded by the coding sequence GTGCGCCGGACCCGCCTGCTGACAGCGGCACTCGTGGGCTGGATGGCTGTCTCGGCACCGACGCCCGCGGCGGCCGACATCTTCGTCTCCCCCTTCATGGGGGTGAAGTTCAGGGGCGCCACCAACGACCTCGACTTCGACAACGACGTGGGGGCCCGCGACACGAAGCTCTCGCTCGGTGTGTCGGGCGTGGCCATCAGCGACTCCGGACTCGGGCTCGAACTGGAGGTCGCGCACCAGCCCCGCTTCTTCGAGCGCACCAGGGACAACCTCGTCACGCGCAGCGGCGTGACCACGCTGTCGGGCAACGTCATGCTGGCGCTGCCCCTCCGCATCACGCGGGAGTCCCTCCGGCCCTACGCGGTCGCCGGCCTTGGCTGGATGCACGCCTCGTCGAGGAACGGCATCGACTTCCTGGAGTTCAGCAACGACTTCCTCGGCCTCACCCTCGGCGCGGGGGCCGTGGGGTTCGTGTCCGACGTGGTCGGCCTGCGATTCGACGTCCGCTACCTCAAGAGCATCTCGTCGGCCGACGTCTCGGAGGTGAGCGGCGACAGCGCGCGGCTCCGCTTCTGGCGCGCCACGGTCGGCCTCGTCTTCCGCTAG
- a CDS encoding serine hydrolase domain-containing protein: MATLSSRPAAQGLPFTLFERYLDSLRQETGIPGLSAAIVQDGRPAWDVGLGKQDIENNVFARPDTPYLIGQLTQSVTAIVLGQCVERAGLNIAQPVRRWTSEIPESSATIFHVMAHTSAGVPGDAFRFDPDRFGALSRVADECSERPYRAAVAADIFDRLGMKDSVPGRDLGVLSRVDDQYFDDDVLRAYGDVLKRLAVPYRVDRSGRATRSEYPAEAVTAATGLVSTVRDLARFEMALDADDLVGRDLRTVAWTNVTSNSGTSLPLGLGWFVQSYNGTRLVWQFGSLRDAGSALVIKVPDRGVTLIMLANSDGLGPADALAAGDVTASLFAKLFLRLFVS, translated from the coding sequence GTGGCGACCCTGTCGTCACGCCCCGCCGCTCAGGGTCTGCCCTTCACCCTCTTCGAACGCTATCTCGACTCCCTGCGACAGGAAACGGGCATCCCCGGCCTGTCCGCGGCCATCGTGCAGGACGGCCGCCCGGCCTGGGACGTCGGGCTCGGGAAGCAGGACATCGAGAACAACGTCTTTGCCCGGCCCGACACGCCCTATCTCATCGGGCAGCTCACCCAATCGGTCACGGCCATCGTGCTCGGCCAGTGCGTGGAACGCGCCGGCCTGAACATCGCCCAGCCGGTCCGTCGCTGGACCTCCGAGATTCCCGAATCCAGCGCCACGATCTTCCACGTGATGGCGCACACGTCCGCTGGCGTGCCCGGCGACGCGTTCCGGTTCGACCCGGATCGATTCGGGGCGCTGTCGCGCGTGGCTGACGAGTGCAGCGAGCGGCCGTACCGCGCCGCCGTGGCCGCCGACATCTTCGACCGGCTCGGCATGAAGGACTCGGTACCCGGACGGGACCTGGGTGTGCTGTCGCGGGTCGACGACCAGTACTTCGACGACGACGTGCTGCGCGCATACGGCGACGTGCTGAAGCGGCTGGCGGTGCCCTACCGGGTGGACCGCTCCGGACGCGCCACCCGCAGCGAGTACCCGGCCGAAGCGGTGACCGCCGCCACCGGGCTGGTCTCGACCGTCCGCGACCTTGCGCGCTTCGAGATGGCGCTCGACGCCGACGACCTGGTGGGCCGCGATTTGCGGACCGTGGCGTGGACCAACGTGACGTCCAACAGCGGGACCAGCCTGCCCCTCGGCTTGGGCTGGTTCGTGCAGTCCTACAACGGCACGCGGCTGGTCTGGCAGTTCGGGAGCCTCCGCGACGCCGGCTCCGCGCTCGTGATCAAGGTGCCGGACCGCGGCGTCACGCTGATCATGCTGGCCAACAGCGACGGGCTCGGACCGGCCGACGCCCTGGCGGCCGGCGACGTCACCGCGTCGCTCTTCGCCAAGCTGTTCCTCCGGCTGTTCGTCTCCTGA
- a CDS encoding DUF4390 domain-containing protein — protein MICPRAARLATLVAVVSLAGVGAARADTLRIVPLVRDGHVLVSCQLADGYTADVHDVIQSGLKTTFTYDVELRIKVPMWVDRVVDTVTVTTTVQYDNLTRRHSISRYLDGRIDVAKVTEDESVVRDLLTTFDKLPLFKTTRLEPNREYYLVVRAAARPNSNVPLWPWGNGVSGMAKFTFIP, from the coding sequence ATGATCTGCCCGCGCGCCGCCCGCCTTGCCACGCTCGTGGCGGTCGTGTCGCTGGCGGGCGTCGGCGCGGCGCGGGCGGACACCCTCCGGATCGTCCCACTCGTGCGCGACGGCCACGTCCTGGTGTCCTGCCAGCTCGCCGACGGATATACGGCCGACGTCCACGACGTCATCCAGAGCGGGTTGAAGACCACGTTCACCTACGACGTCGAGCTTCGGATCAAGGTGCCGATGTGGGTGGACCGGGTCGTCGACACGGTCACCGTCACGACGACGGTCCAGTACGACAACCTCACGCGGCGCCACTCCATCTCGCGGTACCTCGACGGCCGCATCGACGTCGCCAAGGTGACCGAAGACGAGTCCGTCGTCCGCGACCTCCTCACCACGTTCGACAAGCTGCCCCTCTTCAAGACCACGCGGCTGGAACCGAACCGCGAGTACTATCTCGTGGTCCGCGCCGCCGCGCGCCCGAACAGCAACGTGCCGCTCTGGCCGTGGGGCAACGGTGTGTCGGGCATGGCGAAGTTCACGTTCATTCCCTAG
- a CDS encoding VOC family protein, whose product MRLFPAILSIGLVCAAGGPAGAQLLAAKDGPIVYGHHHLTVTSVDAHKKFWVDALGGRSAKLGTTEAAVFPNVIVLLRQGSPAGGTKGTSVNHVGFGVTDLRAAVARLKAAGFPMVTRAEAPPVYEVKDDMAYVPDQKTSIAFVMAPDDVKVELVEVKTLATPIALHHIHYATPQVEAMKAWYVEHFGAKGGMRGSFQAADLPGVNLTYSPSDVAVAGTKGRSLDHVGFEVRGLEAFCKTLEAAGVKFDRPYSKVAALGIGIAFFTDPFGTYVELTEGLDGAVK is encoded by the coding sequence ATGCGCCTCTTCCCCGCGATCCTCTCGATCGGCCTCGTCTGCGCAGCAGGCGGCCCCGCCGGAGCGCAGCTCCTCGCGGCCAAGGACGGCCCGATCGTCTACGGGCACCACCACCTGACGGTCACGAGCGTGGACGCCCACAAGAAGTTCTGGGTGGACGCGCTCGGGGGCCGATCCGCCAAGCTCGGCACCACCGAGGCCGCGGTGTTCCCGAACGTCATCGTGCTGCTGCGGCAGGGCTCACCGGCGGGCGGCACCAAGGGCACGAGCGTGAACCACGTCGGGTTCGGGGTCACGGACCTCCGCGCGGCCGTCGCGCGCCTGAAGGCGGCGGGCTTCCCGATGGTCACGCGGGCGGAGGCGCCTCCGGTGTACGAGGTGAAGGACGACATGGCCTACGTGCCCGACCAGAAGACGTCGATCGCGTTCGTGATGGCGCCCGACGACGTGAAGGTCGAGCTCGTGGAAGTGAAGACCCTGGCCACGCCCATCGCCCTGCACCACATCCACTACGCGACGCCGCAGGTGGAGGCGATGAAGGCCTGGTACGTCGAGCACTTCGGGGCGAAGGGCGGGATGCGCGGCTCGTTCCAGGCCGCCGATCTGCCCGGCGTCAACCTCACCTACTCGCCGTCCGACGTGGCCGTGGCCGGCACGAAGGGGCGCTCGCTCGATCACGTCGGCTTCGAGGTGCGGGGCCTCGAGGCGTTCTGCAAGACGTTGGAAGCGGCCGGGGTGAAGTTCGACAGGCCCTACAGCAAGGTGGCGGCGCTCGGCATCGGCATCGCCTTCTTCACCGATCCCTTCGGGACCTACGTCGAGCTCACCGAGGGCCTCGACGGCGCCGTCAAGTAG
- a CDS encoding DUF1592 domain-containing protein gives MRWLVVVGVSLTAAAAVDLDAAAAPAGRAGRQTVAPAASHATLDTTAQTATVRQYCATCHSERGKAGGISLASFDAAALLDDVALGEKIVRKLRLGMMPPAGAKRPEGTVLADLATAFETTLDGAEARTPHPGGRSFQRLNRAEYARAVKEIFALDVDVSALLPADTIVNGFDNVVDAQTFSPALMESYLRAAGRVAALALGDPEAPAAEALYRVPKTASQLQRVDGAPFGTRGGVSVVHTFPADGEYLFRVELHGNACGFLFGGPAPNEQIEISVDGERKALLEIDPKMYEGSTSLIMKTADIHVTAGAHRVTAAFLQRFEGPVNDLIAPIDHTLADTQIGVAFGITTLPHLKDLAVVGPQRVTGISDTDSRRAVFTCRPTSAASEQDCATEIVRRVSTKAFRRPVTDVEFAELMKFYEQGRQDRDFEGGIEAAMEAVLASPQFLFKLETPPASARRGTTAYRVRDIDLASRLSFFIWGVGPDEELRRLAAQGRLGNAAVFERQVKRLLADPRSDALATRFAAQWLRLRDVEEVLPDALTYPYFDRTLGRAMMKETELFFANLVREDRSVLELITADYSFVNERLARHYGIPNVTGNEFRKVTMPPERRGILGQGSILVQTSVADRTSPVMRGKWVMEVMLGSPPPAPPPNVPTLEETGGTTGNKVLTVRERMEAHRKNPACLSCHRVIDPLGLTLENFDVTGKYRIKDNGNPVDTAGQLYDGTPMEGPAGLRAAILKNKYAFLSSFTQSLMTYALGRRVEPTDMPTVRRVLRGAESKDFALSAFVLGIATSPAFQMNVEPAADTTTAAPAPAR, from the coding sequence ATGCGGTGGCTCGTCGTCGTAGGGGTGTCGTTGACCGCAGCCGCGGCGGTCGATTTGGATGCGGCAGCCGCGCCTGCCGGTCGGGCGGGGCGCCAGACAGTGGCGCCGGCCGCGTCCCACGCCACGCTGGACACGACCGCACAGACCGCGACGGTCCGCCAGTACTGCGCGACGTGCCACTCCGAACGCGGCAAGGCCGGCGGGATCTCGCTGGCGTCGTTCGACGCGGCCGCACTGCTCGACGACGTCGCGCTCGGCGAGAAGATCGTCCGCAAGCTGCGGCTCGGGATGATGCCGCCGGCGGGCGCGAAGCGGCCCGAGGGCACGGTGCTGGCGGATCTGGCGACGGCGTTCGAGACGACGCTGGACGGCGCCGAAGCCAGGACGCCGCATCCCGGCGGCCGGTCCTTCCAGCGGTTGAACCGCGCCGAATACGCCCGCGCGGTCAAGGAGATCTTCGCGCTCGACGTCGACGTGAGCGCGCTGCTGCCCGCCGACACCATCGTGAACGGGTTCGACAACGTCGTCGACGCCCAGACCTTCTCCCCCGCGCTCATGGAGTCCTACCTGCGCGCGGCGGGCCGGGTGGCGGCGCTCGCCCTCGGCGATCCCGAGGCCCCCGCCGCCGAGGCCCTCTACCGCGTGCCGAAGACCGCCTCGCAGCTCCAGCGGGTGGACGGGGCGCCGTTCGGCACCCGCGGCGGCGTCTCGGTCGTCCACACGTTCCCGGCCGACGGCGAGTACCTGTTCCGCGTCGAGCTCCACGGCAATGCCTGCGGCTTCCTGTTCGGGGGGCCGGCACCCAACGAGCAGATCGAGATCTCGGTGGACGGCGAGCGCAAGGCGCTCCTCGAGATCGACCCGAAGATGTACGAGGGCTCGACGAGCCTCATCATGAAGACGGCGGACATCCACGTCACCGCGGGTGCGCACCGCGTGACGGCCGCCTTCCTCCAGCGCTTCGAGGGGCCGGTGAACGATCTCATCGCCCCCATCGACCACACCCTGGCCGACACGCAGATCGGCGTCGCCTTCGGTATCACGACCCTGCCGCATCTGAAGGACCTGGCCGTGGTCGGGCCGCAGCGCGTCACCGGCATCTCCGACACCGACAGCCGGCGCGCCGTGTTCACCTGCCGCCCGACGTCGGCAGCCTCGGAGCAGGATTGCGCCACCGAGATCGTCCGGCGCGTGTCGACCAAGGCGTTCCGCCGTCCGGTGACCGACGTGGAGTTCGCCGAGCTCATGAAGTTCTACGAGCAGGGCCGCCAGGACCGCGACTTCGAGGGCGGCATCGAGGCGGCGATGGAAGCCGTGCTGGCGAGCCCGCAGTTCCTGTTCAAGCTCGAGACCCCGCCCGCGTCGGCCCGCCGCGGCACGACGGCCTACCGCGTGCGCGACATCGACCTCGCCTCCCGCCTGTCGTTCTTCATCTGGGGCGTCGGTCCCGACGAGGAGCTGCGCCGGCTGGCCGCCCAGGGCCGGCTCGGCAACGCCGCCGTCTTCGAGCGGCAGGTCAAGCGCCTGCTGGCCGACCCGCGCTCAGACGCGCTGGCCACGCGCTTCGCCGCGCAGTGGCTGCGGCTGCGCGACGTCGAGGAAGTGCTGCCGGACGCCCTGACCTATCCGTACTTCGATCGCACGCTCGGCCGCGCCATGATGAAGGAGACCGAGCTCTTCTTCGCCAACCTCGTGCGCGAGGACCGGAGCGTGCTGGAGCTCATCACCGCCGACTACTCGTTCGTGAACGAGCGGCTGGCCCGGCACTACGGCATCCCCAACGTGACCGGGAACGAGTTCCGCAAGGTCACGATGCCGCCGGAGCGCCGGGGCATTCTGGGGCAGGGGAGCATCCTGGTGCAGACGTCGGTCGCCGACCGGACGTCGCCCGTCATGCGCGGCAAGTGGGTGATGGAGGTGATGCTCGGCTCGCCGCCCCCGGCGCCGCCGCCGAACGTGCCGACGCTCGAAGAGACCGGCGGCACGACCGGCAACAAGGTGCTGACGGTCCGCGAGCGCATGGAGGCGCACCGGAAGAACCCGGCGTGCCTGTCGTGCCACCGCGTGATCGACCCGCTGGGACTCACGCTCGAGAACTTCGACGTCACGGGCAAGTACCGCATCAAGGACAACGGGAACCCCGTGGACACGGCCGGCCAGCTCTACGACGGCACGCCCATGGAAGGACCGGCGGGCCTCAGGGCCGCGATCCTGAAGAACAAGTACGCGTTCCTCTCGAGCTTCACCCAGAGCCTGATGACCTACGCCCTGGGCCGCCGGGTGGAGCCCACGGACATGCCGACCGTCCGCCGCGTGCTCCGGGGCGCCGAGTCGAAGGACTTCGCGCTCTCCGCCTTCGTGCTGGGCATCGCGACGAGCCCGGCCTTCCAGATGAACGTGGAGCCCGCCGCCGACACGACGACCGCGGCGCCCGCGCCCGCGCGATGA
- a CDS encoding DUF1552 domain-containing protein, whose protein sequence is MLLTKRHLPRRTLLKGMGAAIALPLLDAMIPASTALAKALPGKRRLIAMEMVHGAAGSTTFGAKRNLWAPAAAGRDFDLSPTAMAPLEPYRDYLTIVSNTDVANAEAFTPPEIGGDHFRSAAVFLTQSHPKQTQGSDLHAGTSIDQIVAQKIGHETPIPSMQLCIENVDQSGGCFYGYSCAYTDSISWADPETPLPMIRDPRLVFDQLFGIGATPEARARRRKRDMSLLDFVSESVNRLQKDLGATDRARLSEYLEDVREIERRIQKVEEKNSSGEQRELPGAPRGVPDSYEEHVKLMMDLQVLAFQSDLTRVFAFKLSRDVSNRVFIPEVNTGFHIASHHGERDERILDFAKINRYHVGLVPYLLEKLKNTPDGDAGNLLDNTLVFYGSPMGNPNVHNHKRCPLFIAGHAGGAVQGNLHIRTADGTPMANAMLSMLRAFDVTNPQFGDSTAELDLNQPLATTMAERI, encoded by the coding sequence ATGCTACTGACGAAGCGCCACCTTCCCCGCCGGACCTTGCTGAAGGGCATGGGGGCCGCGATCGCCCTCCCCTTGCTGGACGCCATGATCCCGGCCAGCACCGCCCTGGCCAAGGCGCTGCCCGGCAAGCGCCGTCTCATCGCGATGGAGATGGTCCACGGCGCCGCGGGCAGCACGACCTTCGGCGCCAAGCGCAACCTGTGGGCCCCGGCCGCCGCCGGTCGCGACTTCGACCTGTCGCCCACGGCGATGGCGCCGCTCGAGCCCTATCGCGACTACCTGACGATCGTCAGCAACACCGACGTGGCCAACGCCGAGGCCTTCACGCCGCCCGAGATCGGCGGCGACCACTTCCGGTCGGCGGCCGTCTTCCTGACGCAGTCGCACCCCAAGCAGACGCAGGGCTCGGACCTGCACGCCGGGACCTCGATCGATCAGATCGTGGCGCAGAAGATCGGCCACGAGACGCCCATCCCCTCGATGCAGCTGTGCATCGAGAACGTCGACCAGTCCGGCGGGTGCTTCTACGGGTACTCGTGCGCCTACACCGATTCCATCAGCTGGGCCGATCCCGAGACCCCGCTGCCGATGATCCGCGACCCGCGTCTCGTCTTCGACCAGCTCTTCGGCATCGGCGCGACGCCGGAGGCGCGGGCCCGCCGCCGCAAGCGCGACATGAGCCTGCTCGACTTCGTGTCCGAGTCGGTCAATCGATTGCAGAAGGACCTGGGCGCCACCGACCGCGCGCGGCTGTCCGAGTACCTGGAGGACGTGCGCGAGATCGAGCGCCGCATCCAGAAGGTCGAGGAGAAGAACTCGAGCGGCGAACAGCGCGAACTGCCCGGTGCGCCCCGCGGCGTGCCCGACAGCTACGAAGAGCACGTCAAGCTGATGATGGACCTGCAGGTGCTGGCGTTCCAGTCGGACCTGACGCGCGTGTTCGCCTTCAAGTTGAGCCGCGATGTCTCGAATCGCGTGTTCATCCCGGAGGTCAACACCGGGTTCCACATCGCGTCCCACCACGGCGAGCGCGACGAGCGCATCCTCGACTTCGCCAAGATCAACCGCTACCACGTGGGCCTGGTGCCGTACCTGCTCGAGAAGCTGAAGAACACGCCGGACGGCGACGCCGGCAACCTGCTCGACAACACGCTGGTGTTCTACGGGTCGCCCATGGGCAACCCGAACGTGCACAACCACAAGCGCTGCCCGCTCTTCATCGCCGGCCACGCCGGGGGCGCCGTCCAGGGCAACCTGCACATCAGGACGGCCGATGGCACGCCGATGGCGAACGCCATGCTGTCGATGCTCAGGGCCTTCGACGTGACCAACCCGCAGTTCGGCGACAGCACCGCCGAACTCGACCTCAATCAGCCGCTGGCCACGACGATGGCAGAGAGGATCTGA
- a CDS encoding ankyrin repeat domain-containing protein encodes MRMSSTARAALVAGLVACSAGLLGAQAPTSPVADAAMAKEPETVQKLLRSGADPNAAQGDGMTALHWAALHGDTTMADMLLVAGANVRATTRIGGFTPLHLACRAGQDGAVVPMLKAGAPADAPTSTGATPLMLAAASGNAAIVNALADAGAALDATESANGQTALMFAAGLGRTEAVQALLAHGAKPDVQSHVVDLSTVEVPEEVLQDQLRQEQGRATAARAGSAPAAAAPNRAGAAPARVAGVDRPYKYNELIGQYGGLTALHLAARQGAADTVKALVEGGADVNRVTAGDHSSPMVIAAINGQFDLVAYLLSKGADPNLASDAGMTPLYAVLNVQWQPRSFYPQPRAYLQQKTSYLDLMTQLLDKGADPNARTNKKIWYTQYNFDLLRVDDQGATPFWRAAYASDIEAMKLLVARGADPSIPTAKPAANDRFRQGGVRSTDESRDHSGLPPVPTNGPDIPPLLAASGAGYGEGFAGNAHRFAPSGMLAAVKYLIEDLGTDPNVRDADGNTALHHAASRGDNEMIKYLVSKGADVTKVNRGGQTTVDMANGPVQRVQPFPETIKLLESLGATNNHKCVSC; translated from the coding sequence ATGCGGATGTCTTCCACCGCGCGCGCCGCGCTCGTCGCCGGCCTGGTCGCGTGCTCGGCCGGGCTGCTGGGCGCCCAGGCGCCGACCAGCCCCGTGGCCGATGCCGCCATGGCGAAGGAACCCGAGACCGTCCAGAAGCTGCTGCGCTCGGGGGCCGACCCCAACGCCGCGCAGGGCGACGGGATGACCGCCCTGCATTGGGCCGCCCTGCACGGCGACACGACCATGGCCGACATGCTGCTCGTGGCGGGCGCGAACGTCCGGGCCACGACGCGGATCGGCGGGTTCACGCCCCTCCACCTGGCCTGCCGTGCCGGGCAGGACGGGGCCGTGGTGCCCATGCTCAAGGCCGGAGCGCCTGCCGACGCCCCGACCAGCACCGGCGCCACGCCCCTGATGCTGGCCGCGGCCTCGGGCAACGCCGCGATCGTGAATGCCCTGGCCGACGCCGGCGCCGCGCTGGACGCCACCGAGTCGGCCAACGGCCAGACCGCCCTGATGTTCGCCGCCGGGCTCGGCCGCACCGAGGCGGTGCAGGCGCTCCTGGCCCATGGCGCCAAGCCCGACGTGCAGTCGCACGTGGTGGACCTGAGCACCGTGGAAGTGCCCGAGGAGGTCCTGCAGGATCAGCTGCGGCAGGAGCAGGGGCGTGCGACGGCCGCCCGGGCGGGCAGCGCGCCGGCCGCGGCTGCGCCGAACAGGGCGGGGGCGGCTCCGGCGCGGGTCGCGGGCGTGGACCGGCCCTACAAGTACAACGAGCTCATCGGCCAGTACGGCGGCCTCACGGCGCTCCATCTCGCGGCGCGGCAGGGCGCGGCCGACACCGTCAAGGCGCTCGTCGAGGGCGGCGCCGACGTGAACCGGGTGACGGCCGGCGACCACTCGAGCCCGATGGTGATCGCCGCCATCAACGGCCAGTTCGACCTGGTGGCGTATCTGCTCTCGAAGGGCGCGGACCCGAACCTGGCGAGCGACGCCGGCATGACCCCGCTGTATGCCGTGCTCAACGTGCAATGGCAGCCGCGGTCGTTCTATCCGCAGCCGCGCGCCTACCTCCAGCAGAAGACCTCGTACCTGGATCTGATGACGCAACTCCTCGACAAGGGCGCCGATCCGAACGCCCGGACGAACAAGAAGATCTGGTACACGCAGTACAACTTCGACCTGCTGCGAGTGGACGATCAGGGCGCCACGCCGTTCTGGCGCGCCGCCTATGCCAGCGACATCGAGGCCATGAAGCTCCTGGTGGCCCGTGGCGCGGACCCAAGCATCCCCACGGCCAAGCCCGCGGCGAACGACCGGTTCCGCCAGGGCGGCGTGCGCAGCACGGATGAGAGCCGCGATCACTCGGGGCTGCCGCCGGTGCCCACCAATGGCCCGGACATCCCGCCGCTGCTGGCCGCGTCGGGCGCGGGCTACGGCGAGGGGTTCGCCGGCAACGCGCACCGCTTCGCGCCCTCGGGCATGCTGGCTGCGGTGAAGTACCTCATCGAGGACCTCGGGACCGACCCCAACGTCCGCGACGCGGACGGCAACACGGCCCTCCACCACGCCGCCTCACGCGGCGACAACGAGATGATCAAGTACCTGGTGTCGAAGGGCGCGGACGTCACGAAGGTGAACCGCGGCGGCCAGACCACGGTGGACATGGCCAACGGCCCGGTCCAGCGCGT